In the genome of Candidatus Falkowbacteria bacterium, the window TTCGCGGCCAATGTCTATCAGTACGTCGGTTGGAATTACTACAAGCAAAAAGAGGCCGCTAAGGCTATCTGGTATTACAAGCGGGCAATCTCGTTCAATCGGGGCAACTATCAGCTGCCATTGCAGCTAGGCAACATCTATCTTGAAGAGAAAAAGAACAAGGAAGCATTGGAGTATTTCAAGTCGGCGCAGAAACTGAACCCCGATGACAAATCGCTTGGGGAGGCTATAAAAAAATTGCAATAAAGGCGTCTATGCTGTCATCCATGATAAAAAAAACGAAGAAAGCGGCCAAATATATTTTAATGGAGTCATCGGCAATCGGTCACGGAATGTTCGGAAAGCTGCGATGCCCAGTGTGCGGCGGCAAAATAGTGAAGTATGCAAGATTCCCGGAATGGTATCTTGATATGTACAGCAGGCACCGCTTCATCCACCCGTTGTTCGCCTATGAAACTTTCAATGCGATTGATTTTATGTGTCCTCTTTGCCACGCCTCGGATTCGGCCAGGCTTTATGCGCTTTACCTTGGAAAAAGGCTGCCGGAATTGAGCGGGGAAATAAGGCTTTTGGACATCGCGCCTTCGGCCCCCTTGGCAAAACTCATTAAGAAGCATGAGAATGTCAACTACAGAAGCGCTGATTTGACCAGAACAGATGTCGATGACCAGGTGGACCTGACCGCTATGCCGGTTTATGCTGACAATTCCTTTGACCTGATTATCTGCACTCACGTCCTGGAACATATCGAAGATGACCGAGCGGCCATGAGCGAGCTATATCGAATAATGAAATCGGGCGGCGAGGCGATCCTGCAGGTGCCGGTTCTGCCGACCCTGGAGAAAGACTATGAGAATCCGTCGGTCAGGTCTCTTGAAGATCATTGGCGCTATTATGGCGAAGCAGACCACGTCAGAGTATATTCGAAGGTCGGATATCTGGAAAAGCTTCAAGCATCAGGGTTCAAGGTGCGCCAGCTCGGTGCGGATTTTTTCGGCAAGGAAACGTTTGAAAATAACCGGATAACTCCGGGGTCGGTGCTTTATATCGTAACCAAATGATAAATGTAAACAAAACTTATCTGCCGCCCGCCGAAGAGTATGAAAAACTGTTAAAGCGGATCTGGGAGAACAATCAGCTGACCAACAATGGACCCTTGGTCCAAGAGCTTGAGGACAAGCTGAAAAAGCATCTCGGGGTCAAACATTTGTTCCTGGTCGCCAATGGCACGGTCGCTTTGCAAATCGCCATCAAGGCCTTGGCGCTCAAGGGAGAGGTCATAACTTCGCCGTTCACTTTTTTGGCGACCACCACCAGCCTGATTTGGGAGGGCTGCGAGCCGATATTTGCCGATATCCAGAAGAATTCTCTGACTATCGATCCTATTGAAATAGAGAAACGGATAACTCCGAACACCTCCGCCATACTCGGGGTGCATGTTTATGGCAATCCGTGCGAGGTTGAAAGGATCAAGGAGCTATCGGAGAAATATGATTTGCCAGTGATTTATGATGCTGCCCACGCCTTCGGGGTGAAATACAAGGGCGAGTCACTTTTGAATTACGGCGACATCTCAACTTTGAGCTTCCATGCCACCAAAGTCTTCCACACGGTCGAGGGCGGAGCAGTAATAACCAATGACGACGATTTGGCACACCGCATATCGTATATGCGCAATTTCGGCCAAGAAGGCCCTGAGAAATTCTGGGGAGTCGGAATCAATGCAAAGAATTCTGAATTCCACGCAGCCATGGGGTTGTGCATCCTGCCGCAGATCGACGGAATAATCGCCCGACGCAGGGTGATCAGCGAATTGTATGACAGCCTGCTTGACTCAGCGCCTGGCATATCGAAGCCCTTAGTAAGGGCAGGTGCCGAATATAACTTCAGCTTTTATCCGGTCATTCTGCCTTCGGAAGAAGCCTTGCTTGATTTGCAGTCGCGACTTTCAGATGAAGGTGTTTTTACGAGAAGGTACTTCTATCCGTCATTGAATACCTTGGATTATGTCACCCGGCAAGAAGCTCCGGTTTCGGAAGACATATCGAGAAGGATTCTGTGTTTGCCATTTTATTATGATTTGCCTGATGACGACGTCATTCGGATCGCTAATATTATTTGCGGAAAATCATGAGAATCGCGATCATGCAGCCATATTTCATGCCCTATATCGGCTATTTCCAATTGATGGACCTGGTCGACGAGTTCGTGGTTTATGATAATGCTAAATATACGAAGAGAGGTTGGTTCAATCGCAACCGCATCTTGGTCAATGGCAGCGATGCCCAGATCACTTTGCCCCTCAGGAAAGACTCGGACCATCTCCACGTCAAGGATCGGTATCTGGCCGATTCTTGGGAAAGCGAGAGGAAGACGATTTTGAACCGTATTCACGGCGCTTATGGCAAAGCCCCGCATTTTGACGAGTCTTACGGCGTAGTCGAAAGAGTCGTGGGTCATGATGACCGCAATCTGTTCAACTTTCTTCATAATTCCTTGCTGGTTACCAAAGATTATCTTGGCATCACGACGCCCTTGGTGGTGTCATCGACCATTCAGGCAGACCACGAACTCAAAGCCGAAGATCGAGTCGTTTCTATCTGCGCGGCAAGGTGCGCTAAATCCTATATCAACCCCATCGGCGGCTTGGAGCTGTATTGCAAAGAGCGGTTCGAAAATGACGGCATCGGCCTGAGCTTCATTAAAACGGATGATGTGCGCTATCGCCAATTCGGCCAAGAATTCGTGCCGTCACTTTCGATTATCGACGTGATGATGTTCAATTCCAAGGAGAATATCCGGGAGATGCTGGAGAAAAAATTCAACTTGATCTGATTTATGTTCAAATGGAAAAAATTAGGCAGGATTTTCAACCCCCAAGACATCGCTGGGCGGGAGTGGCTTAAGGAGTTCGCTCAAGCGCCGGCGACTCTGATTTTCGATGACCGCGTCAGAGTCTATTTTTCCTGCCGGCCTTCGCCCGATCAGAACGGGCAGTACATCAGCTACTCTGCTTATGTCGATCTTGACCGTAAAGACCTGACCAAGGTGCTTGATGTGGCCAAGGCGCCGATCCTGGAACTTGGCGGGCTGGGAGCCTTCGATGAGTTCGGCACCTATCCGGTGTCGGTCATTCGTGAGGGCGGCCAAGTTTGGGCCTATTACGGCGGCTGGACCAGGTGCGAATCGGTACCCTTTAACGTAGCCATCGGTCTGGCCAAGAGCGACGACAATGGCGTCACTTTCAAAAAAGCTGGCCCCGGCCCGGTGTTGTCATGTAGCCTCGACGAACCTTTTGTTTTGAGTGGTCCGAAAATCAGGAATTTTGACGGCCAGCGTTATCTTTATTATATCGCTGGCAGGAAGTGGATCGTGTCCGATGGTCGCGCCGAGCCGGTCTACAAGATCAGGATGGCAACTTCACCCGATGGAATCAACTGGCAGCCAGCAAACAAGGACTTGATCGAGAGTCGTATCGAAGCCGATGAGGCTCAGGCCAGTCCTGACGTCATTTTTTACAAGGGAAAATACCGGATGTTTTTCTGTTACCGCTATAGCGAGGGTTATCGAGGCAAAGATAAGGGGTATCGCATCGGTTATGCCTATTCCGATGATCTCATGAATTGGACAAGGGATGATGACTCGGCCGGAATCGATATCTCCGATGACGGCTGGGATTCAGAAATGATCAGCTATCCCCACGTGTTCGAACTGGACGGGGAAGTATATATGCTTTATTTGGGTAACCAGGTCGGGCGCCATGGTTTCGGCCTGGCCCGTCTCGAATCATTAACCGATTGATATGAAATGGAAAAAGCTGGGTAAAATTTTCGATCCGACAGAACATGTCTTGCCAAACGGCTGCCGCGAATTTGCGCAATCACCGCAGGCATTGGTTTTTGACGATTTTGTACGGATTTATTTTTCTACCCGCCAGGTCGACAAGACCGGGAAATATCTAAGCCACCCGGCTTTTGTTGAAATGGCCAAGGACTTTTCCAAAGTGCTAAGAGTTTCCGACAAGACAGTACTGGATCTGGGCGGGTTGGGTAGTTTTGATGAGCACGGAATTTTCCCTTTGAACGTGTTCAAGCACGAGGGTCGGGTGTTCGGATATATCAGCGGCTGGAGTCGGAGAGTGTCGGTGTCTGTTGAGACGGCAATCGGTCTTTCCGAGAGCCATGATGGCGGTTTAACCTTTGAGCGTATCGGCGCGGGGCCGATATTGGCGGCTTCGCTTGACGAGCCTTTCTTGGTTGGTGACCCGTTTGTCGCTTTCCATGCTGGGCAGTACCACATGTGGTATATTTATGGCACGCAGTGGGCCGATTACGACCATGACCAGGGAGCGCAACGGGTTTATAAGATCGGCCACGCGGTTTCCGGCAATGGCATCAACTGGCAGAAAGAGGGGAGACAGCTGATTGCGGACGTGTTGGGGCCAGACGAATGCCAGGCCTTGCCGACTGTTATTAAGCTGTCTGGCCGGTATCATATGTATTTCTGTTATCGACAGGCTGCTGATTTCAGAAAGAACCGCGACCGAGGCTATCGCCTGGGCTATGCGTATTCGGATGATCTCGCAAGCTGGACTAGGGACGACGGCAAGGCGGGAATCGATGTTTCAGCTACGGGCTGGGATTCGGACATGATGTGTTATCCGCACCTTTTCGAAAGTGGCGGCCAGGTGTACATACTGTATAATGGAAATGAGTTCGGCAAATACGGGTTCGGTCTGGCCATCCTGGAAAACGAGGATTAATATCAAAAAACATATGGAAACACAAAGAGACTATAACTCCGAGACGAACGATGCCGAGAGTCACAAGTATGCTTACGGTTTCGATTTCGACGTGATGCACCCATTCATGTTGCGTGCCTTCGCTCCGTTTTGGATCCAGGGCAACCTCTTGGAATTGGGCAGTTTCAAGGGTGATTTCACGAAGCGGCTTCTCCCTCTGTTCGACGATATAACCTGCGTCGAGGCTTCGGATCAGGCGTTGGCCGAAGCGAAGCAGGTGCTAGGCAGCCGAGTCAAATTCATCAACTCTACCTTCGAGGACGCGTCGTTGCCGGCCAAGTATGATAATATCGTCCTGACCCATGTCTTGGAGCATGTCGATGAACCGGTGCAGCTGCTTGAGAAGATAAGGCGGGAGTGGCTATCTGACAAAGGCAGGTTATTCCTGGTCTGCCCTAATGCCAATGCCGCTTCAAGGCGCGTGGCAGTGAAGATGGGTTTGATCAGCCATAATGAGGCCGTTACGCCAGCCGAGCAGGAACATGGCCATCGGCGGACCTATTCTCTGGATACGCTTGAGCGCGATGCGCGCGCTGCCGGTTTGGAAATCGTCCATCGCTCCGGCATCTTTTTCAAGGCTTTGGCTAACTTCCAGTGGGACAAGCTACTTAAGACCGATATCATCTCGCCGGAGTATTTGGACGGCTGCTACGAGCTTGGCCTGGAATATCCTGACCTCTGCTCAAGCATCTTCTTGCTTTGCGAAAAAGGGAATAAAAAATAAGCGTAAATATATGGACAAGGCCCAAGTCAGGTATGCTAAGGGAACAGCTTCGGCGCAAGCTATTGCTGAACATCTGCTGGCTTGCCAGAACGATTTCATTCCGCCGTTGAACGAGACGGTCGATATCGAAGGTTATGCTCAGAAGCTGGCAGACAAGGCGACTACTTTCGAAGCTTGGACTGATGACGGCTTGGTCGGCTTGTTGGCTGCTTATCTTAACCTCGATACGGCCGAGGCCTATATCTCAAATGTAAGCGTTGGTAGCGATTTTAGGGGCTTGGGCTTGGCCAAGTCCCTGGTGGGCCAGTTTCTTGATGAGGCCAGACAGGCTGGTTTGAGGTTGGCAAAATTGGAAGTGAGCAAGCTCAACCAGCCCGCCAGAAAATTGTATGGCAAGCTAGGATTTATCGAGTCAATCGCTGAATCCGATAAGATATTTATGGAAATGAAGCTCATCTGATGCAAAAAGAAAAAATGAAGGAAGATATAACAATCAGCGTTTGCATGGTTACTTATAACCATGCAAAGTATATTGCTCAAGCAATCGAGGGAGTGCTGGCTCAAGAGGCCGGTTTCGGCGTGCACTTGTTTGTGGGGGACGACGCCTCGACTGATAGCACTAGGGAAATCGTCAAAGCATACGTCGACAAATTTCCCGACAAGATTACCATGCTGACAACAGAAAAGAATATGGGCGGGCACCTGAATTATCTTCGGACCTTAGCGGCTTGTAAGGGGCGATATGTCGCTGTTTGCGAGGGTGATGATTTTTGGACGGATAAGAGAAAGCTGGCGAAGCAGGTCGCTTTTCTGGATGAAAATGACGACTGCGCCATCTGCTGTCATCCGGTGGCGATATATCGTGAGACAGACCATGATCAAAGCCAGACTTTTCCTGATTGGCCGATCAAACCGAAGTCCGATACGGTCGATCTCTTGTCCAAAAATTTCATCGGCGCCTGTTCGACCGTCTTCCGCAACGACAGCCGCGTGTCTTATCCCGATTGGTTGCTTGATATGAAGATAACCGACTGGCCCATGAATGTCCTACGATCCGAATTCGGCCTGATCGGGTATTTGCCGGAAAAAATGTCGTCATACCGGGTCCATGCCGGGGGCACTCACTCTGCGCGGACGAAAATATATCAGTTCAAATCTATAATCGAAGCGTATAGAAGGATGGGGATTTATTTTGGGAAAAAGCACAGAGGCGTCATCATGGGCGGCATGGTCCGCACTTACTATTTTATATTCAAAGAGCTAATCAAGCATTTGCTCAGGATCAAAGTCTAATATGAACATACTGCTGATCAGCTATTATCCCTTTGAAAGCGGTGGCGTCGGGACGTCGACCTACCACTTGGCGCGTGCACTGGAAAAAATGGGTAATAAGGTCATAATCGCTTCGACCGAGGCCTATCCTGATTTTGAAACTCATGTTTTTAAGCCAGTCAGATATTTGCCGATCCTTCAAGCGAGGGACGCCTATCTGACGGGTTTCTTTTCGCGCTTGATCAAGAGATATGATATCGATATAATCCATAGCTCCGATTTGCGGTTCACGGGCAACGGCGCCATGGCGGCGGCCAAGAGTAATAAAATTCCTTGCGCGGTCCATTACCGCGATTATTGGTTCGGCTGCCTCAAGGGCGACCTGCTGTATCAGAACAAGACCCAATGCGAGGGCATGCGTTTGGGGAAGTGCCTGAAATGCAACGGCCTTTATCGCGCACCCTGGGAGGCTTACAAATACGGCTATTTTAAAAAACGAATCACTCGCTTGGCTGAGGTGCAGGCCAATATGGCGGTAAGCTGTGCCGTCAAGGAAAAGATGCTGTCCGCGGGCATAGAAAAGAACGTTGCGGTAGTTTATGACTTATTTCCCGAAGCCAGTAACGAGATGGCGGCGATCGACAAGCGCCCCGGCATGTTTACGGTGCTGTTTGCAGGAAAGATGATCTACCACAGAGGCATCGAAACCTTGATGAAGGTTGCTGAAAGAGTGGGCGTGCTGAATCAGGAGATATTTTTTAAAATCGCCGGCGACGGAGAGATGCTTGATTTCGCCAAGCGATATGCCGAGCAGCACGGCTTGAAGAACGTCGAGTTCCTGGGCCATGTGAAGCATCTTGAGATGGCCAAGCTCCAGGCAGGGGCTGATATTTATTTTTTCCCCTCTTTGCTGGCCGAACCCTTCAGCCGCGGCATCATTGAGATGATGCAGCAAGGCAAGCCGGTCATCGCTTCGAATCTTGGCGGGACCAAAGAGGTGATTGAAGACGGCCAGGGCGGCTACCTGGTTGATCCGCTTGATTTCGAAGCTTGCGCTCAGAAAATCGTTTCGTTGGCCAGCCAGCCTGAGTTGATTAAAAAGATGGGGGCGGTCAATCTTGCCAAGTCGAAGGAATTTTCTGAGGAGGCAGTGGCGAAGAAAATTTTTGACCTATATACAGAAGCTATCAGATCAAAATCATGAAACACAAGGTATTGATATTGAATCACACGCCCTTTGTCGGCGGCGCCCAGCTAGCGATCATCGATCTTCTTGAAAAGATTGATCGCGAAAGATTTGAGCCGGTCGTAGTAAACTCAAACAAGGCTGAAGAACTCGGCTTTGTCTCTGAATACGAGCGGCTCGGCGTGGCCTATCGCCTGATTCCTTTCGAAAGGATGAAGGTGCTTGATTGGCGTGCCGTTGCGCGGTATTGGTCCAGTGTCAAAGAATTGCGACGGATAGTCGTCCAAGAAAAGCCCTGCGTCATTTTCTGCAATACTGTCCGGGCAGATCTGGTGGCCGCTATCGTCAGCCTTATGACAAAAACCAAGGCAATCTGGTACGTTAATGATTATACATTTCCTCGTCCGGTTTTCAGATTATTGCAGATAATTCCACGGAAGATCATTTTCGTTTCCGCCGCTGTGGCTGGTTATTATGGTTGCGATTTGAAAAAAAATAAATTCCAGGTCATCCATCCCTGGAGCCGGTTCGATGAAAGGCTGTCAAATGTCAGTATCGAAGACATCCAGAAGATCAGGGAAGGTTGGAAGGCTGGTCCGAACAATTTTGTTGTCGGCTTTGTCGGCCGGCTGGTCGAGTGGAAAGGCGCTCAGGTCCTAGTGAAGGCAATCAAGCTTCTCAAGGATAGGGGCGCGAGCAATATCAAGTGCGTCATAATCGGTTCGGGGCAGAGCGAGCCGAATAACGAGGCGGCAGTGCATGACCTGGTTGCCGATCTTGATCTCGGAGAAACTGTCGTCTTCACAGGACACGTGAAGCTGGTGGCACCGTTAGTGAAGTCTCTGGACTTGCTTTGTTTGACCTCGATCGAGCCGGAACCCTATTCGACCGTGGTTGTTGAAGCTATGCTGGCTCGAGTGCCGACTATCGGCACCGACCTGGGAGGCACACCGGAGGCGATCAAACATGAGCGGACGGGTTTGCTTGTCAGACCCGATGATGCTGAAGGCCTGGCCGAAGCAATAATTAAAATTATGGATGATCAAGAGCTTAGAAACAGGTTAATCGACAACGGGCTTAGCTATGCCAGCGAGAACAACACTGCCGTTTCGGCAGCCAGAAGGCTTGAGCAGTTGTTTGTGGAAAATTGTGAATAATCAATTATCAAAATGCATAGTCTGCGGCAGTGGCCAGAACGGGAAAGTCTTTGAAGAATTCGGAGTCTCCGTTTTCAAGTGCGAATGCGGACATCTTTTTTCCGATGCCGGTTCCCGTGACGACTATGATGGCTATTTCGGCAATGAGAATGTCGATGACTTCGATGTTTTTTGGTGGCGTGAGTCCCACCATCTGATGTACCAGAAGTTCATCTCGCAGTATATGCAAGGACGCTCGGGCAAGATTCTTGATGTGGGTTGCGGGCTGGGTTTTTTCCTTCAGGCAGTCCAGGGCGTCCCGGGCTGGGAAGCCTATGGTTACGAAATATCCGAGCCGGCGGCCAACTACGCTTCTAATATCTTGCGCTTGAAGCATGTATTCAAGGGCCGGGTCGAGGATAATGGATTCGAAAATGGCAGTTTTGAAATCGTGACCCTGTTCGACGTCATCGAACACCTGCCCAATCCGAAACCGATGCTTGATTCCATAAAATCGTTGCTGGCTGAAGATGGTATCATTTTCGTCCATACGCCGAATGCCGGCATGCAGCTCTTGAAGGCCAGGCTGAAGCGGCTGATCCATCGCGGCGTCAGGCCCAAAGGTCACTACCTCGAAGCTTCGGATCATGTTAATATTTATACGCCAGGTTCTTTGTCACGTCTGCTCCTCGGTGCGGGTTTTGCAAAGGTGGAATTCGTCCATCTGCCGCCGATCCAAAGCGTGGCCGGCAGCAGGACTCCGGCAATGAAGCTGATTAAGAACCTATATTATTATTTCGCGGTGTTCTTGTTCAAAGCTTCATTCGGCCGGGTTAATATCGACAACCTGTTTGCCGTTGCCACGGTTAAAAGGTCATAATGCATCATATGGTTTACCCCCTATTATTTTTTATCTTTTTTTTCGGTTTGATCATCGGTTCGTTTTTAAATTGCCTGATTTGGCGTTTACACAAGGACGAGACAGTGCTCGGCCGCTCGTATTGTCCCCATTGCCGCCATCAGTTGGCCTGGTATGACAACGTGCCGATCCTAAGCTATGTCGCCCTGAAGGGGAAGTGCCGCTACTGCGGCAAGTCGATATCTTGGCAGTATCCGGCAGTCGAGCTGGTAACCGGCCTGCTTTTCCTGGGTTCCTTCATTTTTAATCTCCAAGCAGCGCCTGCCCTGGACCAGCTGTTTGCAGTTCGCGTTTTACGCGATTGGCTGGTCGTGTCGGTAATGGTCATAATCTTCATTTATGATTTGCGCTGGTATCTGATTTTGGACAAGGTCACTTTCCCGGCGATGGCAGCGGTGGCGATCTTCAACCTTGTAGCTGAGTTCGGCGCTGGTGGTAGCGGCCAAGTCTTAAGTTGGCGCAATTGGGTGATTTCTGGTATAATAGGTGGTAGTTTCTTTTTATTGCAATTTATCGCAACCAAGGGCAGGGGCATAGGCGGAGGAGATTTGCGCCTAGGGCTGCTGATGGGCTTGATCCTCGGTTGGCAAGGCTTAATCGTCGCTTTTTTTGCAGCTTATTTCTCCGGGTCGATCGTCGGCCTATCGCTTATCGCGGCTGGCAAGAAGCAGTGGGGCTCAAAATTGCCGTTCGGAGTTTTCTTGGCCCCCGCCACTATCGTCGCCCTATTCTGGGGGCAGCCGCTTTGGCAGTGGTTTTCGCGTTGGTTATATTAATATCATGGCAAAAACAAAGAATACAGGGACTGATTTGGCAATAAGATTATTTTTAGGCATGGCGACGCTGGCTGCTCTGGGTCAGCTTTATTTTTATCTTTTCGGCCCCGGCTATGAGCTGGTGCGTGCCCAATCATCCACTAACGGCGGCAATGTCCATGGCTACGCTTGGTCGAGCAACTTCGGCTGGGTCAGCTTCAACTGCAATCAGACGGATGGCAATACTTGTGCGAGCAACAGTTATGGCGTCAGCATCGATGCGGTGACCGGCCAATTCTCCGGTTACGCCTGGTCGAGCAATGTAGGCTGGATTTATTTCGGACCGCCCGAGGAGATGCCAGAGGCCATCGCTTCGAGCTCGGCTCCGGCAGCACCTCGACAATGGCCGGTCTATGACTTTAGCGACAGGCGGGTCAGCGGCTGGGCCAAGGTGATTTCTATGGGTGTTGATGAGGGCTGGATCGATTTTACCAGAAGCGTGCTCAACCATCAGCCGGGAATCAGGGGCACGATTGATGACGCTACCAAACAAGTCCGGTTCGACGGTTGGGCCTGGGATGGCGATACCACGAACACGGTCGGGGTCGGCTGGCTTGAATTCGACACGGCACGCCCAGGCTATGTTTATGCCACCGGTCTAACCGGACCGATGCCCATCAATTTAGTCGCTCCGCTCAGGACTAATGATGCCGCCTGCGCCTCCGGCGATTCCAAGACCATCGGAGTTAGTTTCAACTACGAGAATAATTATAAATATTGTTATGACGGTGCGGGCACCGCGACCAATTTACGGACTTGCCGCGACGACGATCATTGCTCGAGCCGTTTCGCCGGTTTCCCGATCTGCAAACCAGGACGCATGGCCAAATATGATTTCGTGCTGAAAGCTGACGTGGCTGGCGATGAGCCGAGTTGGCCTGGGGCGAGCGCTGATGAGGTTGGCACCACCACCTTCCGCGTGGCTGATAATGCTGCCGGCATCAGTTTTTATAGCAGCAATGATGCGACTTTCGATAGCCAGATTGCTTGGGGAACGAAATATCATGTCTGGGTCAGGGTTTGGGATGAAAAAGATCAGACCGCCGGCTGGGTTTCGATGAATCGTTTGGATGACGGCGGCTGGATCGTCGAGGACGGCGATCAGACCACCTTCACCATGCCGAGGCATAATGTGCCTAGAGTCGATTTCACCTGGACTCCGGACAACCCCAGCAAAGAGGAGATCGTGACCTTCGAGCCGACAGACTCGACATCGACTACGGCGGTTTATCGTGATACGGCAGGCGAGGAAACTATCGGCATCAGGCCAGATACCTCGGCGGGTGATGCTTGGAGCTGGATATTCAACAATGGCAACCCGGCAGCTTCGACCGAAGAGCGGCCCAAGGTGCAGATGGTCAATAACGGCTTGACGGCCATAACCCTGGCTTTGACCGACAGCGACGGTTACCGATGCACGACTTCGCCCAAGACCTTCAATGCCAATCTCAAACTCCCTGATTGGAAAGAAAAAAATCCCAAATAGCTTACTATGAAAACTGCCCCTCGAGGGGCAGTTTTTGGTTGGAAAAAAGGCATTTCCTGTGCTATGATTTAGTTGAATATATGATAAAAAATCGTTTAAAATCGATAAGGTCCGGTGCAGGCTTCACCTTCATAGAAATGTCGGTCAGCGTTACCATAATCGGCCTGTTGGCTACCTTGTTCGTGACTAATTATCGCTCGGCTGAAAGGCAGCAGCGGCTGTATACGGCGGCCGACCAGCTGGTCAGCGATATCCGCCTGATGCAAAGCTACGCCCTGGGCGCCAAGAAGCACGAGGGCCAGGTACCGTTGGGCGGCTGGGGGGTTCATTTGGACGCGACCGATCCGGCAAATTACTCTTTGTATGCCGACACTTGCGCCTCAGGAATCGGCACTTACGAGGTTGCTTGCGCCACCGGTACGCCGGATGCGATTATTAAGACTGGCAAGCTGCCCAGGGACGTCCGGATCAATCCCGTCAACGGCCTTATGGTCGACAGCGTCTCGGTCAACGATGTCAGTCTGCTGTTTTTCCCGCCAGATCCCAAGACCAGCATCAACCTGACCGGCCAATCCTTGAATGTCGTCCTGATGGACTCCATGACCGGACGGAC includes:
- a CDS encoding class I SAM-dependent methyltransferase, with the protein product MIKKTKKAAKYILMESSAIGHGMFGKLRCPVCGGKIVKYARFPEWYLDMYSRHRFIHPLFAYETFNAIDFMCPLCHASDSARLYALYLGKRLPELSGEIRLLDIAPSAPLAKLIKKHENVNYRSADLTRTDVDDQVDLTAMPVYADNSFDLIICTHVLEHIEDDRAAMSELYRIMKSGGEAILQVPVLPTLEKDYENPSVRSLEDHWRYYGEADHVRVYSKVGYLEKLQASGFKVRQLGADFFGKETFENNRITPGSVLYIVTK
- a CDS encoding DegT/DnrJ/EryC1/StrS family aminotransferase, which gives rise to MINVNKTYLPPAEEYEKLLKRIWENNQLTNNGPLVQELEDKLKKHLGVKHLFLVANGTVALQIAIKALALKGEVITSPFTFLATTTSLIWEGCEPIFADIQKNSLTIDPIEIEKRITPNTSAILGVHVYGNPCEVERIKELSEKYDLPVIYDAAHAFGVKYKGESLLNYGDISTLSFHATKVFHTVEGGAVITNDDDLAHRISYMRNFGQEGPEKFWGVGINAKNSEFHAAMGLCILPQIDGIIARRRVISELYDSLLDSAPGISKPLVRAGAEYNFSFYPVILPSEEALLDLQSRLSDEGVFTRRYFYPSLNTLDYVTRQEAPVSEDISRRILCLPFYYDLPDDDVIRIANIICGKS
- a CDS encoding WbqC family protein produces the protein MMRIAIMQPYFMPYIGYFQLMDLVDEFVVYDNAKYTKRGWFNRNRILVNGSDAQITLPLRKDSDHLHVKDRYLADSWESERKTILNRIHGAYGKAPHFDESYGVVERVVGHDDRNLFNFLHNSLLVTKDYLGITTPLVVSSTIQADHELKAEDRVVSICAARCAKSYINPIGGLELYCKERFENDGIGLSFIKTDDVRYRQFGQEFVPSLSIIDVMMFNSKENIREMLEKKFNLI
- a CDS encoding glycosylase, which produces MFKWKKLGRIFNPQDIAGREWLKEFAQAPATLIFDDRVRVYFSCRPSPDQNGQYISYSAYVDLDRKDLTKVLDVAKAPILELGGLGAFDEFGTYPVSVIREGGQVWAYYGGWTRCESVPFNVAIGLAKSDDNGVTFKKAGPGPVLSCSLDEPFVLSGPKIRNFDGQRYLYYIAGRKWIVSDGRAEPVYKIRMATSPDGINWQPANKDLIESRIEADEAQASPDVIFYKGKYRMFFCYRYSEGYRGKDKGYRIGYAYSDDLMNWTRDDDSAGIDISDDGWDSEMISYPHVFELDGEVYMLYLGNQVGRHGFGLARLESLTD
- a CDS encoding class I SAM-dependent methyltransferase, whose amino-acid sequence is METQRDYNSETNDAESHKYAYGFDFDVMHPFMLRAFAPFWIQGNLLELGSFKGDFTKRLLPLFDDITCVEASDQALAEAKQVLGSRVKFINSTFEDASLPAKYDNIVLTHVLEHVDEPVQLLEKIRREWLSDKGRLFLVCPNANAASRRVAVKMGLISHNEAVTPAEQEHGHRRTYSLDTLERDARAAGLEIVHRSGIFFKALANFQWDKLLKTDIISPEYLDGCYELGLEYPDLCSSIFLLCEKGNKK
- a CDS encoding GNAT family N-acetyltransferase, with protein sequence MDKAQVRYAKGTASAQAIAEHLLACQNDFIPPLNETVDIEGYAQKLADKATTFEAWTDDGLVGLLAAYLNLDTAEAYISNVSVGSDFRGLGLAKSLVGQFLDEARQAGLRLAKLEVSKLNQPARKLYGKLGFIESIAESDKIFMEMKLI
- a CDS encoding glycosyltransferase, with product MQKEKMKEDITISVCMVTYNHAKYIAQAIEGVLAQEAGFGVHLFVGDDASTDSTREIVKAYVDKFPDKITMLTTEKNMGGHLNYLRTLAACKGRYVAVCEGDDFWTDKRKLAKQVAFLDENDDCAICCHPVAIYRETDHDQSQTFPDWPIKPKSDTVDLLSKNFIGACSTVFRNDSRVSYPDWLLDMKITDWPMNVLRSEFGLIGYLPEKMSSYRVHAGGTHSARTKIYQFKSIIEAYRRMGIYFGKKHRGVIMGGMVRTYYFIFKELIKHLLRIKV
- a CDS encoding glycosyltransferase family 4 protein → MNILLISYYPFESGGVGTSTYHLARALEKMGNKVIIASTEAYPDFETHVFKPVRYLPILQARDAYLTGFFSRLIKRYDIDIIHSSDLRFTGNGAMAAAKSNKIPCAVHYRDYWFGCLKGDLLYQNKTQCEGMRLGKCLKCNGLYRAPWEAYKYGYFKKRITRLAEVQANMAVSCAVKEKMLSAGIEKNVAVVYDLFPEASNEMAAIDKRPGMFTVLFAGKMIYHRGIETLMKVAERVGVLNQEIFFKIAGDGEMLDFAKRYAEQHGLKNVEFLGHVKHLEMAKLQAGADIYFFPSLLAEPFSRGIIEMMQQGKPVIASNLGGTKEVIEDGQGGYLVDPLDFEACAQKIVSLASQPELIKKMGAVNLAKSKEFSEEAVAKKIFDLYTEAIRSKS
- a CDS encoding glycosyltransferase family 4 protein, translated to MKHKVLILNHTPFVGGAQLAIIDLLEKIDRERFEPVVVNSNKAEELGFVSEYERLGVAYRLIPFERMKVLDWRAVARYWSSVKELRRIVVQEKPCVIFCNTVRADLVAAIVSLMTKTKAIWYVNDYTFPRPVFRLLQIIPRKIIFVSAAVAGYYGCDLKKNKFQVIHPWSRFDERLSNVSIEDIQKIREGWKAGPNNFVVGFVGRLVEWKGAQVLVKAIKLLKDRGASNIKCVIIGSGQSEPNNEAAVHDLVADLDLGETVVFTGHVKLVAPLVKSLDLLCLTSIEPEPYSTVVVEAMLARVPTIGTDLGGTPEAIKHERTGLLVRPDDAEGLAEAIIKIMDDQELRNRLIDNGLSYASENNTAVSAARRLEQLFVENCE